Proteins encoded together in one Phycisphaerae bacterium window:
- a CDS encoding GspH/FimT family pseudopilin has product MRQAKNSVHDHAHRRLTAFSLLEVVVVMAVIATISAIAVPRYVSFISREKVEGAARRIAADLNWARQLARAKGTNFSVVFNSSRQQYYLYDVAADKVVAHPDHTLLPYKIDLAQDLDNVSLVTAAFGGDETVVFDAYGAADTAGSIVIQQGKWRQGITVKQAGGSVSIGGVYTFEPVPVDPEPITPPTKDPIIVLPPDIT; this is encoded by the coding sequence ATGCGACAAGCGAAGAATTCAGTCCACGATCACGCTCACCGCCGGCTGACGGCGTTCTCGCTCCTGGAAGTCGTGGTGGTGATGGCGGTCATTGCGACGATTTCGGCCATTGCCGTACCCCGTTATGTCAGCTTCATCTCGCGCGAGAAGGTCGAGGGGGCGGCCCGGCGGATCGCCGCGGACCTCAACTGGGCGCGGCAACTGGCTCGCGCCAAGGGGACGAATTTCTCCGTGGTGTTCAATTCATCCCGCCAGCAGTATTACCTGTACGACGTGGCAGCCGACAAGGTCGTCGCGCATCCGGATCACACCTTGCTGCCGTACAAGATCGACCTGGCGCAGGACCTGGACAACGTCTCGCTGGTAACGGCGGCGTTTGGCGGTGACGAGACGGTCGTATTCGATGCCTACGGCGCGGCCGACACGGCCGGTTCGATCGTCATCCAACAGGGGAAGTGGCGGCAGGGCATCACGGTCAAGCAGGCGGGCGGCAGCGTTTCCATCGGCGGCGTATACACGTTCGAGCCTGTGCCGGTCGATCCGGAGCCTATTACACCTCCGACGAAGGACCCCATCATCGTGTTGCCGCCGGACATCACCTAG
- a CDS encoding prepilin-type N-terminal cleavage/methylation domain-containing protein: MYRTMPLMCGGRRRGGAFSLVELVIVVTIIGIIASIAVPRLSSVAAGSKANALQASVASVRKAIDIYYAEHGRYPGYDPSSSLPDGAKFVDQLLKYTDEEGNPSESYGGEFIYGPYLRPPFPKNPTNNLSTVHVKATPSAADPANGSAGWVAVLSHGYFGVLASDADLGSVGVVDAVRIDLVRLTRSD, translated from the coding sequence TTGTATCGGACCATGCCGTTGATGTGCGGCGGGCGCCGTCGAGGGGGCGCGTTCAGTCTCGTCGAGCTGGTGATCGTGGTCACGATCATCGGGATCATTGCATCCATTGCCGTACCGCGTCTATCGTCCGTTGCGGCGGGATCCAAGGCCAACGCTCTCCAGGCTTCCGTCGCCAGTGTGCGCAAGGCCATCGACATCTACTATGCCGAACACGGGCGTTACCCGGGGTACGATCCGAGCAGCAGTCTGCCTGACGGCGCCAAGTTCGTGGATCAACTCCTCAAATACACGGACGAGGAGGGCAATCCCAGCGAATCCTACGGCGGCGAGTTCATTTATGGGCCGTATCTGCGTCCGCCGTTTCCGAAAAACCCGACGAACAATCTATCAACGGTGCATGTCAAGGCGACACCGTCAGCGGCCGACCCGGCGAACGGCTCCGCCGGCTGGGTTGCGGTCCTATCGCACGGATACTTTGGTGTGCTGGCCTCCGATGCCGACCTCGGCAGTGTCGGCGTCGTGGACGCCGTCCGTATCGATTTGGTGCGGTTGACAAGGTCAGATTGA
- a CDS encoding diguanylate cyclase produces the protein MSLALFLPWFPILLAVGLGGRLLGRSKGYALGLMCALFWIALVHLSTGGAAWQQAGALVTLLSGSVAIITMGGWAGESGAATDQRRREPAEETGGRAEASATPLRGASALPDDLHRLTEMIERFDEWLAENEQTEDLWPAFDAYVRGALRLCCGATRVRPYRVTGDGAWLEPLRIEHAAMDRRRVSADEGLLGEVLAARVAYVGGAGRQAERAADEGGTKSEAKPAWCFPVLDGGQALGVVWVGQVELSPLRQRAMLSLAERWIAQCWRNLVDTARRRLAAMTDPTSAVHTRDSFLELAGGDVAGAYALGEPVALAVVALEGLRELNDNGRWEVADEIVRDVGAILRSRVRADDRVGRFDGSRFLVLLRRVDAELSQLIVRQLLERLARLCEGEAQRDAKVGVRLGVAVSGSEMPELRVLLARALDHCRKARLEKTSMSGDYVRAAPQVEEAAT, from the coding sequence GTGAGCCTTGCACTCTTTCTTCCCTGGTTTCCCATCCTCCTGGCCGTGGGGCTCGGCGGTCGCCTGCTGGGGCGGTCCAAGGGGTACGCGCTCGGTCTGATGTGCGCGTTGTTCTGGATAGCACTGGTTCATCTGTCCACGGGCGGCGCCGCGTGGCAGCAGGCGGGGGCGCTGGTGACGCTGCTGTCGGGATCGGTGGCGATTATCACCATGGGCGGATGGGCGGGTGAATCCGGAGCGGCGACGGATCAGCGGCGACGAGAGCCGGCGGAAGAGACCGGGGGGCGAGCCGAAGCATCGGCCACGCCGCTCCGCGGAGCCAGCGCGCTGCCGGATGATCTTCATCGGCTGACGGAGATGATCGAGCGCTTCGACGAGTGGCTTGCGGAGAACGAGCAGACGGAGGATCTCTGGCCGGCGTTCGATGCGTACGTTCGGGGAGCGCTGCGCTTGTGCTGTGGGGCGACACGAGTTCGTCCTTATCGGGTCACGGGTGACGGCGCGTGGCTCGAGCCGCTGCGCATCGAACACGCGGCTATGGATCGCCGGCGCGTTTCGGCGGATGAGGGATTGCTGGGCGAGGTGCTTGCGGCGCGGGTGGCGTACGTCGGTGGAGCGGGTCGCCAGGCGGAGCGCGCGGCGGACGAGGGCGGGACCAAGTCGGAGGCCAAACCGGCCTGGTGTTTTCCGGTGCTGGACGGCGGGCAGGCGCTGGGCGTTGTCTGGGTCGGACAGGTGGAACTATCTCCTCTCCGGCAGCGGGCCATGCTGAGTCTGGCCGAGCGATGGATCGCGCAGTGCTGGCGGAACCTGGTGGATACGGCCCGTCGACGGTTGGCCGCCATGACCGACCCAACGTCGGCGGTGCACACGCGCGATTCATTTCTGGAGCTTGCCGGGGGGGACGTCGCCGGGGCTTATGCGCTGGGTGAACCGGTGGCGCTGGCGGTGGTGGCACTGGAAGGTCTGCGCGAGCTGAACGACAACGGCCGGTGGGAGGTGGCCGACGAGATCGTCCGTGACGTCGGGGCGATATTGCGGAGCCGGGTCCGGGCGGACGATCGCGTGGGGCGCTTCGACGGATCCCGGTTTCTGGTTCTGCTGCGGCGCGTCGATGCGGAACTGTCGCAGTTGATCGTGCGGCAGCTTTTGGAGCGGCTGGCGCGCCTCTGCGAGGGGGAAGCGCAGCGTGACGCGAAGGTAGGGGTACGACTGGGGGTTGCGGTCAGCGGCAGCGAGATGCCGGAACTGCGCGTCCTGCTGGCCCGGGCGCTGGATCATTGCCGGAAGGCGCGTCTCGAGAAGACCTCAATGTCCGGTGACTACGTGCGTGCGGCGCCGCAAGTCGAGGAGGCGGCGACATGA
- the tadA gene encoding Flp pilus assembly complex ATPase component TadA, which produces MSGTMIESAVRLGEQLVRDGLISEDQLAEALSRQQRSGQRIGSVLVEAGAISSTALVQALSKRLGVKGSVLRHGLIDPKIAKIIPKEEAERLRVLPLFRVRDELTVGMVEPQSLPVQDRLRAMTGCTIRPVLVLEENLHEYQRKYLSADVSVDTFLASMEESDIHISETEAIDEGPVTDLDKMVEGSPIVNLVNLAMLTALRAGASDIHIEPDRDATHIRYRIDGQLREMLKPPKGMHAAIVSRVKVIGRMDIAEKRLPQEGRVHIVADGREIDLRVSSMPTILGEKIVLRILDKSQLSFELESLGLRGVDREAVEAMIRCPYGLMLVTGPTGSGKTTTLYSALDLLRSEATNIVTIEDPVEYQLPLINQIQVNTGVGLSFVRALRSVLRQDPDVIMVGEIRDEDTARVGIQAALTGHLVLSTLHTNDCPGSIMRLRDMGIESYLISSSLLGVVAQRLARKICPSCRTSYYPLPKLLESVGWGHRTNELFHHGEGCRECNNTGFRGRVGIYEVMLMDAEMKRLVQEEASEGGMRSYLAESGWRTLRQKALDVVECGESTLEEVLRVTRSDSVPVGDPTGVGAAH; this is translated from the coding sequence ATGTCCGGGACGATGATCGAAAGCGCCGTTCGCCTGGGAGAACAGCTCGTCCGTGACGGGCTGATCTCCGAGGATCAGCTTGCGGAGGCGCTTTCGCGGCAACAGCGCAGCGGTCAGCGGATCGGCAGTGTACTCGTCGAGGCGGGGGCCATTTCCTCGACGGCGCTGGTGCAGGCGCTTTCGAAGCGGCTGGGCGTCAAGGGTAGTGTGCTGCGCCACGGCCTGATCGACCCGAAGATCGCGAAGATCATCCCGAAGGAAGAAGCGGAGCGGCTGCGCGTTCTGCCCCTGTTCAGGGTCCGGGACGAGCTGACGGTGGGGATGGTCGAGCCGCAGTCGCTGCCGGTGCAGGACCGCCTGCGGGCGATGACGGGATGCACCATACGTCCGGTCCTGGTGCTGGAAGAGAACCTCCACGAGTACCAGCGGAAATACCTCTCGGCGGACGTGAGTGTCGACACCTTCCTGGCCTCGATGGAAGAGAGCGACATCCACATCTCCGAGACGGAGGCGATCGACGAAGGTCCGGTGACCGACCTCGACAAAATGGTCGAGGGCAGTCCGATCGTCAACCTGGTGAACCTGGCCATGCTGACGGCGCTGCGTGCCGGCGCGAGCGACATCCACATTGAGCCAGATCGCGACGCGACGCACATCCGGTACCGCATCGACGGCCAACTGCGGGAGATGCTGAAGCCGCCGAAGGGTATGCACGCGGCGATCGTGTCGCGCGTGAAGGTGATCGGGCGGATGGATATCGCGGAGAAGCGCCTGCCGCAGGAGGGGCGCGTACACATCGTGGCCGATGGTCGCGAGATCGACCTGCGCGTGTCGAGCATGCCCACGATCCTGGGGGAGAAGATCGTGCTGCGCATCCTCGACAAGAGTCAACTGAGCTTCGAGCTGGAGTCGCTGGGACTGCGCGGCGTGGACCGCGAGGCGGTCGAAGCCATGATCCGGTGCCCGTACGGACTGATGCTGGTTACGGGGCCCACGGGGAGCGGAAAGACCACGACGCTCTATTCGGCTCTCGATCTGCTGCGCAGCGAGGCGACGAACATCGTGACCATCGAAGACCCAGTGGAATACCAGCTCCCGCTGATCAACCAGATCCAGGTCAACACGGGCGTGGGACTTTCGTTCGTGCGGGCGCTCCGCTCGGTGCTGCGTCAGGACCCGGACGTGATCATGGTGGGCGAGATTCGGGACGAGGACACGGCCCGCGTCGGCATTCAGGCGGCGCTGACGGGGCACCTCGTTCTTTCCACACTGCACACCAATGACTGCCCCGGGAGCATCATGCGTTTGCGCGACATGGGGATCGAATCGTACCTGATCTCGTCGTCGCTGCTCGGCGTCGTTGCCCAGCGGCTGGCCCGCAAGATCTGCCCCAGTTGTCGCACGTCGTACTACCCTCTGCCCAAGCTGCTGGAGAGCGTCGGATGGGGGCATCGGACAAACGAGCTGTTCCATCACGGGGAAGGGTGCCGGGAGTGCAACAACACCGGATTCCGCGGGCGCGTGGGCATCTACGAAGTGATGTTGATGGATGCGGAGATGAAGCGTCTGGTTCAGGAGGAAGCCAGCGAAGGGGGGATGCGTTCGTACCTTGCGGAGTCCGGCTGGCGGACCCTCCGGCAAAAGGCGCTGGACGTGGTGGAGTGCGGGGAATCGACGCTCGAAGAAGTGCTGCGGGTGACAAGATCGGACTCGGTGCCGGTGGGTGATCCGACCGGGGTGGGGGCGGCGCACTAA
- a CDS encoding type II secretion system F family protein: MPSVQQTISQGSTRSAGQGLMRGPAADAPLRGNIRTVGIDDVHHARGAEAIAREGGKELRLPLGVLVLATRQIAMMLRAGAGIVPALQAIRRQFRNPRHRALLQHLIVDMEEGTPLAEALRRYPSTFDSVYCAIVAAGEASGSLPAMFERLAAIVSKRRAMRKKVIGAFTYPVLLTVMCIKILLVMLLFVVPRFADMFVQLGVETPGTTKALLAVGSCVRGYWPVLVGALAALIGAIVWVLRAPKGKLWLANMQTEVPVIGRLRRLLIQAQVLRTMGTLIESKVSLLEVIELVRDSTTNRRFQRMFNAIDDAVTGGGRMSTAFEKSRLIEPYICQAVSTGEDTGNIGGALTYCADSLDESNTELIAVVTKLVEPLILVGMGLVVGFVAVSLFLPLFDLTSAIH, from the coding sequence ATGCCTTCTGTACAGCAGACCATCTCCCAGGGTTCCACGCGCAGTGCGGGCCAGGGACTGATGCGCGGTCCGGCAGCGGATGCTCCGCTGCGGGGGAACATCCGCACCGTCGGTATTGACGACGTACATCACGCACGCGGCGCCGAGGCCATCGCAAGAGAGGGGGGAAAGGAACTACGACTGCCGCTCGGGGTATTGGTGCTGGCCACGCGGCAGATTGCCATGATGCTCCGGGCCGGGGCCGGTATCGTTCCGGCGCTGCAGGCCATTCGTCGCCAGTTTCGCAACCCGCGTCACCGGGCGCTGCTTCAGCATCTGATCGTGGACATGGAGGAGGGCACGCCGCTGGCCGAGGCCTTGCGGCGCTATCCCTCGACGTTTGATTCGGTGTATTGCGCCATCGTCGCGGCCGGTGAGGCCAGCGGCTCGCTGCCGGCGATGTTTGAACGGCTTGCCGCGATCGTGAGCAAGCGGCGGGCGATGCGCAAGAAGGTGATCGGAGCGTTCACCTACCCGGTACTGCTGACGGTGATGTGCATCAAGATCCTGCTGGTCATGCTGCTTTTCGTCGTTCCGCGATTTGCAGACATGTTCGTGCAGCTCGGCGTGGAGACGCCGGGGACGACGAAAGCACTCCTGGCCGTGGGATCCTGCGTACGGGGCTACTGGCCGGTGTTGGTCGGAGCGCTGGCAGCCCTGATCGGGGCGATCGTCTGGGTGCTGCGCGCTCCGAAAGGGAAGCTCTGGCTGGCGAATATGCAGACGGAGGTCCCGGTGATCGGACGGCTTCGCCGTCTTCTCATTCAGGCCCAGGTGCTGCGGACGATGGGCACGCTAATCGAGAGCAAGGTTAGCCTGCTCGAGGTGATCGAGCTGGTGCGGGATTCGACCACCAATCGTCGGTTCCAGCGGATGTTCAACGCGATCGACGATGCGGTGACGGGGGGCGGACGCATGAGCACGGCGTTCGAGAAGTCGCGGCTGATCGAGCCGTACATCTGCCAGGCCGTGTCCACCGGCGAAGACACGGGCAATATCGGGGGGGCGCTGACCTACTGCGCCGATTCGCTGGACGAGTCCAACACCGAGCTGATCGCGGTGGTGACGAAACTGGTGGAGCCTCTGATTCTGGTGGGGATGGGTCTGGTCGTCGGATTCGTCGCGGTTTCATTGTTCCTGCCGCTGTTCGATCTGACGTCGGCCATTCATTGA
- a CDS encoding PilN domain-containing protein → MTSVNFIPDDVVLRQLRRVHLRRLAVMGGIAVALVLAAAAFDTWDKARIGALKSQVVEAESLVGALRVEVQKLAGQAGDLQLRIDRADALRSKREWSGVLALLSQTMPSGCWLTSVATVPPRPGRNQNAAVSAPAADEKQGAVRTSITIDAPRKLTLGGYAAEVAEPSVFVSRLKESGAFRDVSLVGTHRETLAEGPFFRFEVVCEW, encoded by the coding sequence ATGACGAGCGTCAACTTCATTCCCGACGACGTCGTGCTTCGCCAGCTTCGGCGCGTTCATCTGCGGCGGCTGGCGGTGATGGGAGGAATCGCCGTCGCGCTGGTCCTGGCCGCAGCGGCGTTTGACACGTGGGACAAGGCCCGGATCGGAGCGCTGAAGAGTCAGGTGGTTGAGGCGGAGTCCCTCGTCGGTGCATTGCGCGTCGAGGTACAGAAGCTGGCGGGACAGGCGGGTGATCTGCAACTGCGCATTGATCGCGCCGACGCCCTTCGTTCCAAGCGGGAGTGGTCGGGCGTATTGGCACTGCTGAGCCAGACGATGCCATCGGGATGCTGGCTGACATCGGTGGCTACCGTGCCGCCGCGTCCCGGCCGGAATCAGAACGCGGCGGTGTCGGCGCCGGCGGCGGACGAGAAGCAGGGTGCGGTGCGAACGTCGATCACGATCGACGCCCCGCGGAAGCTGACGCTGGGAGGCTATGCGGCCGAGGTGGCGGAGCCCAGTGTGTTTGTTTCGCGGTTGAAAGAGAGCGGCGCATTCCGGGATGTGAGCCTTGTGGGCACGCACCGGGAGACGCTGGCCGAAGGACCGTTCTTCCGATTCGAGGTGGTGTGCGAGTGGTAG
- a CDS encoding prepilin-type N-terminal cleavage/methylation domain-containing protein, with protein sequence MSISQSKRFAAFSLVELVIVVVIIGVIAAIAVPRISRGAKGAGDASMRMSLQGIRNAIDMYSAEHGGKFPDGSQGSGTQADIEAQLTNKTEFDGATTVDDSGDELGPYLRTGFPTIPVGAKKGENTVKIITSGAIAGTDIDDSTAWVYSTVTGEFKANSTGTDASGTVYSTY encoded by the coding sequence ATGAGTATCAGCCAAAGTAAGCGATTTGCGGCATTCAGCCTGGTGGAACTGGTCATCGTCGTTGTCATCATCGGGGTGATCGCGGCCATCGCCGTGCCGCGCATCAGCCGTGGTGCGAAGGGCGCCGGCGATGCGTCGATGCGCATGAGCCTGCAAGGCATTCGTAACGCGATTGATATGTACTCCGCGGAACACGGTGGCAAGTTTCCGGACGGCAGCCAAGGGTCCGGAACGCAGGCGGATATCGAGGCGCAGCTCACCAACAAGACCGAGTTTGACGGTGCCACGACCGTCGATGACTCCGGCGACGAACTGGGGCCTTACCTGCGAACCGGCTTTCCAACAATTCCCGTCGGCGCCAAGAAGGGTGAAAACACCGTGAAGATCATCACCTCGGGGGCGATCGCGGGAACCGACATTGACGACTCCACTGCCTGGGTTTACAGCACGGTCACCGGGGAATTCAAGGCCAATTCCACGGGCACCGACGCCAGCGGAACGGTGTATTCAACCTACTAG
- a CDS encoding STAS domain-containing protein produces the protein MKIESQRVGTVDLLTPIGALVDEDAEQFRRNLLDRLQSPNPRLVVSLAEVPYLDSVALEGLLDAADALSERASVLRLAEVPPNCREVLELTGMAGRFRFFKSGNDAVKSYL, from the coding sequence ATGAAAATCGAGAGCCAGCGTGTCGGAACCGTGGACCTGCTGACGCCGATTGGAGCCCTGGTGGATGAGGATGCGGAGCAGTTTCGCCGCAACCTCCTCGATCGGCTGCAATCGCCCAATCCACGTCTGGTGGTGTCGCTGGCCGAGGTGCCTTACCTGGACAGCGTGGCACTGGAGGGGTTGCTGGACGCCGCGGACGCGCTCAGCGAGCGGGCGTCGGTCCTGCGACTGGCGGAGGTTCCGCCGAATTGCCGGGAGGTGCTGGAGCTGACGGGCATGGCGGGACGTTTCCGCTTCTTCAAGTCGGGCAACGACGCGGTAAAGAGCTACTTGTAA
- a CDS encoding DUF4190 domain-containing protein, producing MNGQTTPPPYDPPSDYQGAFDGPLPERPRSGIAIAAFVCSVLGCLGVTAVAGIVLGVVGIVQTAGGKRRGLGWAVAALPISCLTGIMFIVIAISSIYGLGIFKARQVAIDVLKSDAPEAARMIREVASADLSAVADERRVGAWLTQIQGVHGTFVGFARDKAEFPVSEDGRVQTITYTGKFVNGNAPVSVTTSPSLSLEHSYRLEDLSVDGLSLKKFDAGAAPPPQPADGDKETTPSENAGSPPA from the coding sequence ATGAACGGCCAGACTACCCCTCCCCCTTATGATCCGCCGTCTGACTACCAGGGTGCGTTTGATGGTCCTCTCCCCGAGCGACCGCGAAGCGGAATCGCGATCGCGGCGTTCGTGTGCTCCGTGCTCGGTTGTCTGGGCGTCACGGCCGTTGCGGGAATCGTCCTGGGCGTTGTGGGCATCGTGCAGACCGCCGGCGGCAAGCGGCGCGGGCTGGGTTGGGCGGTCGCGGCGTTGCCCATCTCGTGTTTGACGGGAATCATGTTCATCGTCATCGCGATCAGCAGCATCTACGGATTGGGAATATTCAAGGCCCGCCAGGTGGCGATCGACGTGCTCAAGTCCGATGCACCCGAGGCGGCGCGCATGATTCGTGAAGTCGCATCCGCGGATCTGAGCGCGGTAGCTGACGAGCGGCGCGTTGGTGCATGGCTTACCCAGATCCAGGGCGTACACGGCACGTTCGTGGGATTCGCGCGGGACAAGGCGGAATTCCCCGTTTCGGAGGACGGCCGCGTCCAGACGATCACCTACACGGGCAAGTTCGTAAACGGCAATGCCCCCGTGAGCGTTACGACGTCGCCGTCCCTGTCGCTCGAGCACTCGTACCGTCTCGAAGACCTGTCCGTAGACGGGCTGTCCTTGAAGAAGTTCGATGCCGGCGCCGCACCGCCGCCGCAGCCGGCGGACGGCGATAAGGAGACCACGCCGTCGGAGAACGCGGGAAGTCCGCCCGCGTGA
- a CDS encoding DUF418 domain-containing protein: MTTVSPSRPSDHVLSPIPGDPTRPGQRIAAIDVLRGVVILGILPMNIQLFATVEAAFLNPHAGPWTDAANVALWSLMHVLVGHKDLSIFAMLFGAGIIMIDARSRGRGGTRLHYRRMLVLLAMGMLHAYLLWPGDILVTYALAGMAVYPLRVLRPVWQLTLGLAAYAVPMVICLVFGLILPGAPAGLREPIFAMFAPSAEQIAAHHATYAAGWWSQFPDRAASSLSIQLVIIPLALFWVAGGMMLVGMALYRWGVFFATLRPRIYLLMIALGLTIGLPVVLWGLYRNFQADWAPAYSMFLGRLPSETVQPLMAGAWIAFWMLICRAGALPWLTRPLSAVGRMALSNYLAQTLLCSFLFYGNGLGLIGQIDRFGQLGLAVGFWIVELAVSSIWLKRFQYGPAEWVWRALTYVRPPAMRARSTDSTRVSGDSSSFLQPPADSGSRREALSFVSALGRVAAFAGLLIPLLGIALMAKFAAQVAGESAPEDLALYVVAGASAILVAWVCRRIFEQEQQPATREGRRVAGAGGLAWGALLGLCLPLIWMGAVFLLGWTAINTTAVQHPLLVAIGGAFACLALATFEEVAFRGYAYQTLCQWNRFGAIALCGIGFVGIHLPNPGGMGAAAMVNMFLFHLLLVGLLARAGTLWPLVGLHAAWNFAIGTLLGLSVSGDATDRSLLDARVSANAWTGSAFGPEGGWLITLVLVGACLCVYRLPNQGQGAGSSNGYAGD; the protein is encoded by the coding sequence GTGACCACCGTCAGCCCGTCCAGGCCGTCGGATCACGTGCTATCACCCATCCCGGGCGATCCGACCCGTCCCGGTCAGCGTATTGCCGCGATCGACGTCCTGCGGGGCGTTGTCATTCTCGGCATCCTGCCGATGAACATCCAACTCTTCGCCACGGTAGAGGCGGCTTTCCTGAACCCCCATGCCGGCCCGTGGACCGACGCCGCCAACGTTGCGCTTTGGAGCTTGATGCACGTTCTTGTCGGCCACAAGGACCTCAGCATCTTCGCCATGCTGTTTGGTGCCGGGATCATCATGATCGACGCCCGCAGCCGCGGGCGCGGTGGGACCAGACTTCATTATCGGCGGATGCTGGTGCTGCTGGCGATGGGGATGCTGCACGCGTACCTGCTCTGGCCCGGCGATATCCTGGTCACGTACGCGCTCGCGGGAATGGCGGTGTATCCCCTGCGCGTGCTTCGGCCGGTCTGGCAATTGACCCTTGGACTGGCGGCATACGCCGTGCCGATGGTCATCTGCCTGGTATTCGGGCTGATCCTTCCCGGGGCGCCGGCGGGACTTCGCGAACCGATATTCGCCATGTTCGCACCATCGGCGGAGCAGATCGCGGCGCACCACGCGACGTACGCGGCGGGATGGTGGTCCCAGTTCCCCGACCGCGCGGCGTCATCCCTTTCGATTCAACTCGTCATTATTCCCCTGGCCCTGTTCTGGGTCGCGGGGGGCATGATGCTCGTGGGGATGGCGCTGTATCGCTGGGGGGTGTTCTTCGCGACGCTTCGTCCGCGGATCTACCTGCTCATGATTGCCCTGGGATTGACGATTGGACTGCCCGTTGTCCTGTGGGGACTTTATCGCAATTTCCAGGCCGATTGGGCCCCGGCCTACTCGATGTTCCTGGGGCGACTTCCCAGTGAAACGGTTCAACCGCTGATGGCCGGGGCTTGGATTGCGTTCTGGATGCTGATATGCCGGGCAGGGGCGCTGCCGTGGCTCACCCGGCCGCTGAGTGCCGTGGGGCGCATGGCGTTGAGCAATTATCTTGCCCAGACGCTGCTGTGTTCGTTCTTGTTCTATGGGAACGGATTGGGGCTCATCGGACAGATCGACCGCTTCGGCCAGCTGGGGCTTGCCGTGGGCTTCTGGATCGTCGAGCTGGCGGTTTCCTCGATCTGGCTCAAGCGGTTTCAATACGGTCCGGCTGAATGGGTCTGGCGGGCATTGACCTATGTCCGCCCGCCGGCCATGCGCGCACGGTCCACCGATTCGACACGCGTGTCGGGGGATTCGAGTTCATTCCTTCAGCCCCCGGCTGATTCAGGTTCTCGTCGCGAAGCACTTTCTTTTGTATCGGCGCTGGGCCGCGTTGCCGCGTTCGCGGGGTTGCTGATTCCACTACTGGGAATCGCATTGATGGCCAAGTTCGCGGCGCAGGTCGCCGGCGAGTCGGCTCCTGAGGATCTGGCGCTCTATGTCGTCGCGGGGGCATCGGCGATTCTGGTGGCATGGGTCTGCCGACGGATTTTCGAACAGGAACAGCAACCGGCCACACGTGAAGGGCGACGGGTTGCCGGAGCCGGGGGGCTGGCATGGGGCGCGCTTCTGGGACTTTGTCTGCCGCTGATCTGGATGGGGGCGGTGTTCCTGCTTGGCTGGACGGCAATCAATACCACTGCGGTACAGCATCCTCTTCTCGTTGCGATTGGCGGCGCGTTTGCGTGCCTCGCACTGGCGACTTTTGAAGAGGTCGCCTTCCGCGGCTACGCCTATCAAACACTCTGTCAATGGAATCGATTCGGGGCGATTGCCTTATGCGGCATCGGATTCGTCGGCATTCATCTGCCCAATCCCGGGGGTATGGGCGCGGCCGCGATGGTCAACATGTTCCTGTTCCACTTGCTTTTGGTGGGCCTGCTGGCGAGGGCGGGTACCCTCTGGCCGCTCGTCGGGTTGCACGCCGCGTGGAATTTCGCCATCGGAACACTGCTGGGCCTGAGCGTGAGCGGCGATGCGACGGATCGTTCCCTGCTCGACGCGAGGGTCTCCGCCAACGCGTGGACGGGGAGCGCCTTCGGTCCCGAAGGGGGCTGGCTGATCACACTCGTCCTGGTCGGCGCATGTCTGTGCGTGTACCGCCTGCCGAATCAAGGGCAGGGCGCCGGGTCGTCAAACGGATACGCCGGGGACTGA